From a single Pararge aegeria chromosome 16, ilParAegt1.1, whole genome shotgun sequence genomic region:
- the LOC120630421 gene encoding uncharacterized protein LOC120630421, whose translation MELFITENGKYRIESLSPTTFPGALRIIRDVFCQDENVSIGSEVHKNLKAAEELLELCADAALDGVSLVAIEINTGEVVSVSFNKIQIQTTDASEKPFFDIFAEERCTQASSRSLIQFMANVDARCNFFKKFGVDCSLEVMFLATHREHRKQRLGTLLCKYSIDVARKIRDGPFAPLEVKDLGRIYSHLQPRKPIETYPKICQAIWTSEGSQRIGKVLNFTVHLTVPFSDFVFDGKTYSERIGDDSAFCEVAALTL comes from the exons ggaAATACAGAATAGAATCACTGTCACCTACCACCTTCCCCGGAGCGCTGAGA ATTATAAGAGATGTATTTTGTCAAGACGAAAACGTGTCGATAGGTTCAGAGGTCCACAAGAATCTAAAAGCAGCGGAAGAACTTCTAGAACTTTGCGCAGATGCTGCACTGGATGGGGTCTCGTTAGTTGCTATTGAAATAAACACAGGGGAAGTGGTTTCTGtgtcttttaataaaatacag ATTCAAACGACGGATGCGTCGGAAAAGCCGTTCTTCGATATATTCGCCGAGGAGCGCTGCACCCAGGCCTCATCCCGCTCGCTTATACAATTTATGGCCAACGTCGATGCAAGGTGCaattttttcaaaaa ATTTGGTGTCGACTGCAGCCTCGAAGTGATGTTCTTAGCAACACACCGGGAACACAGAAAACAAAGACTAGGAACCTTGTTATGCAAATATTCCATAGATGTTGCACGAAAAATAAGGGACGGCCCATTTGCACCGCTGGAAGTGAAAGATCTTGGCCGAATATATTCCCATTTACAACCGCGTAAACCGATTGAAACGTACCCAAAGATTTGCCAAGCTATTTGGACGTCGGAAGGTTCTCAAAGAATTGGAAAAGTATTAAATTTCACCGTGCACTTGACAGTACCTTTTTCGGATTTCGTATTTGATGGCAAAACTTATTCGGAGCGCATTGGGGATGATTCCGCATTCTGTGAAGTAGCCGCTTTAACTCTGTGA